The Bacteroidales bacterium genome window below encodes:
- a CDS encoding ketoacyl-ACP synthase III produces MAFTKTKNVKIAGLAACVPANTVENSKYPLFNGEEYSKFVASVGIERRRIAKPGVCTSDLCFNAAEQIIKELGWNKNEIEILVFVSHTADYKLPATSCILQERLGLSNDCMTLDISLGCSGYPHGLQVITSIMSGGGIKKGLLLAGNTQSHYASFEDKSAYPLFADGGTATALEYDENAETMFFNFGTDGSGYKAIILPDGGCRNPVNPESFIMEDFGNGIKRSRIHEGLDGMEVFSFGINRAPQSVRTLLEKYLIDIESIDFFLLHQANLFMVEKIRKKLKIPEEKVPYNIKDFGNTSCATIPLLMVTNLKEQIQNNKLKLLLCGFGVGLSWGTTVLTTEKCKVSDLVEI; encoded by the coding sequence ATGGCTTTTACAAAAACAAAAAATGTTAAAATAGCAGGCCTTGCAGCTTGTGTTCCGGCAAATACTGTCGAAAATTCAAAATATCCATTATTTAATGGTGAAGAATACTCAAAATTTGTGGCCTCAGTTGGAATAGAAAGGCGAAGAATAGCAAAACCCGGAGTATGTACTTCAGACTTGTGTTTTAATGCCGCTGAACAAATAATAAAAGAGCTGGGTTGGAATAAAAACGAAATTGAAATTCTTGTTTTTGTTTCACACACTGCAGATTATAAATTGCCTGCCACTTCCTGCATTTTGCAGGAACGCTTGGGACTTTCAAATGATTGTATGACTTTGGATATATCTCTCGGATGCTCGGGATACCCTCACGGTTTGCAAGTAATTACTTCCATAATGTCAGGCGGGGGCATAAAAAAGGGCTTGTTACTGGCAGGAAATACTCAATCTCATTATGCTTCTTTTGAAGATAAAAGTGCTTATCCGCTTTTTGCTGACGGGGGTACAGCCACAGCTCTCGAATATGATGAAAATGCTGAAACAATGTTTTTCAATTTTGGCACCGATGGCAGTGGTTACAAAGCTATTATTTTACCCGACGGCGGATGTAGAAACCCGGTTAACCCTGAATCATTTATTATGGAAGATTTCGGCAACGGAATAAAACGCTCACGCATACATGAGGGGCTCGATGGAATGGAAGTTTTTTCTTTTGGTATAAACAGAGCCCCGCAATCGGTGAGAACACTGCTCGAAAAATATTTGATTGACATAGAATCCATTGACTTTTTTTTGCTTCATCAAGCGAATCTGTTTATGGTGGAAAAAATCAGAAAAAAACTCAAAATTCCAGAAGAAAAAGTGCCTTACAATATCAAAGATTTTGGAAATACCAGTTGCGCAACTATTCCGTTGCTGATGGTGACCAATCTGAAAGAACAGATTCAAAATAATAAACTTAAGTTGCTTTTATGTGGATTTGGAGTTGGATTATCCTGGGGGACTACGGTTTTAACCACGGAAAAATGCAAAGTCTCTGATTTGGTGGAAATTTAG